One stretch of Alcaligenes faecalis DNA includes these proteins:
- the xdhC gene encoding xanthine dehydrogenase accessory protein XdhC, with product MSSWPSLALARIKAGERLVLCSVALAKGSTPRTAGTAMLFSQTEQWLTIGGGHLEWVAAEQARVMLSQSSGPGWSMSRLPLGPSLGQCCGGVVTLLYETLGEEDLSWLEELDSAVRAGQATSRRSQLLSDGSKQVDIQSPSIVDESRLDYDGSQGIWMEDLPPPPLTILLFGAGHVGEALVQILGTLPCRVLWIDERPELFPAQVPSNVSLEITDIPDALIEQAPTNSYFLVMTHNHGLDLALCQKILRRPDTAYVGLIGSMTKRRQFERRLQQRGMPESRIQELVCPIGVPGIKGKAPSIIAVAVAAELLAHAYEMGQLSR from the coding sequence ATGAGCAGCTGGCCCTCTCTTGCCCTCGCCCGCATAAAAGCGGGCGAGCGGCTGGTTTTGTGCTCGGTGGCCTTGGCCAAAGGCTCCACTCCGCGCACCGCGGGCACGGCCATGCTGTTCAGTCAAACTGAGCAGTGGCTGACCATTGGTGGCGGGCACCTGGAGTGGGTGGCAGCGGAACAGGCACGTGTCATGCTCAGCCAGTCCTCCGGCCCCGGCTGGAGCATGAGCCGTCTGCCGCTGGGCCCCAGTCTGGGCCAGTGTTGCGGCGGGGTCGTTACCTTGCTGTACGAAACCCTGGGTGAGGAAGATCTGAGCTGGCTGGAAGAACTGGACAGCGCTGTGCGGGCCGGCCAGGCAACCAGCCGCCGTTCGCAACTGCTGTCGGACGGCAGCAAGCAGGTGGACATCCAAAGCCCTTCGATTGTGGACGAATCCCGGCTGGACTACGACGGTTCACAAGGCATCTGGATGGAAGACCTGCCGCCTCCACCGCTAACCATTCTGCTGTTTGGGGCTGGTCACGTGGGCGAGGCACTGGTGCAGATTCTGGGCACCCTGCCATGCCGGGTTCTGTGGATTGACGAGCGCCCCGAGCTGTTTCCCGCTCAGGTGCCCAGCAATGTCAGCCTGGAAATTACCGACATCCCCGATGCCCTGATTGAACAAGCTCCAACCAATAGCTATTTTCTGGTGATGACGCATAATCACGGCCTCGATCTGGCGCTGTGCCAAAAGATCTTGCGCCGCCCCGATACGGCCTATGTGGGCCTGATCGGTTCCATGACCAAACGCCGTCAATTCGAGCGCCGTCTGCAACAACGCGGCATGCCCGAATCCCGCATTCAGGAACTGGTCTGCCCCATTGGCGTGCCAGGTATCAAGGGCAAGGCCCCTTCGATTATTGCCGTGGCTGTCGCCGCCGAATTGCTGGCCCACGCCTATGAAATGGGCCAGCTCAGTCGCTGA
- the guaD gene encoding guanine deaminase, with amino-acid sequence MTTSLHSACAYRAQLLYFVADPATLEDPSEAVRYHSDGLLLVNEQGQIQACGDWSELSCKLPAGTKTVDLSGKIIMPGMIDTHLHFPQTDIIASPSSGLLPWLETYTFPTEGRFGDSEHAREVAGVFLDELLRNGTTTALVYGSVHRQSVDAFFEESHERNLRMIAGKVMMDRNCPDYLQDTAESGARDSEDLIKRWHGKGRQLYALTPRFAPTSTPEQLAACGELARAYPDVFLQTHVAENKDEIKWVSELFPKNRSYLDVYDSFGLLRPRAIYGHSIWLDEQDRARMHETGSIAAHCPTSNLFLASGLFDFQSIRQSKVLHTLATDVGGGTSFSMLRTMNEAHKVARLNNYHLTAASMFYMATEGAARALDMQGQIGTLAPGAEADFIVMDPKATPLMARRSTMLNSLEEQLFMLALLGDDRCIQASYSAGRCVHQRDH; translated from the coding sequence ATGACTACCTCTTTACACTCCGCCTGCGCCTACCGTGCCCAACTGCTGTACTTTGTGGCGGACCCAGCCACGCTGGAAGATCCTTCCGAAGCCGTGCGCTATCACAGTGACGGTCTGTTGCTGGTGAACGAACAGGGCCAGATTCAGGCCTGTGGCGACTGGTCCGAACTGTCGTGCAAGCTGCCTGCCGGCACAAAGACCGTGGATCTGAGCGGGAAAATCATCATGCCGGGCATGATCGACACCCACCTGCACTTTCCACAAACCGACATTATTGCCTCCCCCTCCAGCGGCCTGCTGCCCTGGCTGGAAACCTATACCTTCCCGACTGAAGGCCGTTTTGGCGATAGCGAACATGCCCGCGAAGTGGCTGGCGTGTTTCTGGACGAACTGCTGCGCAACGGCACCACCACCGCCCTGGTCTACGGCAGTGTGCACCGTCAATCCGTGGATGCCTTCTTTGAAGAAAGCCACGAGCGCAATCTGCGCATGATTGCGGGCAAGGTGATGATGGATCGCAACTGTCCGGACTATCTGCAAGATACCGCCGAGTCGGGTGCTCGTGATTCAGAAGACCTGATCAAGCGCTGGCACGGCAAGGGTCGCCAACTGTACGCACTGACACCCCGTTTTGCACCCACCTCCACCCCGGAGCAATTGGCCGCCTGTGGTGAACTGGCCCGCGCCTACCCCGATGTGTTTCTGCAAACCCACGTGGCAGAAAACAAGGACGAGATCAAATGGGTAAGCGAACTGTTCCCCAAGAACCGCAGCTATCTGGACGTATACGACAGCTTTGGTCTGCTGCGCCCCCGCGCCATCTACGGCCACAGTATCTGGCTGGATGAGCAGGACCGCGCCCGCATGCACGAGACCGGCAGTATCGCGGCCCACTGCCCTACCTCCAACCTGTTCCTGGCCTCCGGCCTGTTCGACTTCCAGTCCATCCGCCAAAGCAAGGTGCTTCATACCCTGGCCACCGATGTGGGCGGCGGTACATCTTTCTCCATGCTGCGCACCATGAACGAAGCGCACAAGGTTGCCCGTCTGAACAACTACCATCTGACCGCCGCCTCCATGTTCTACATGGCTACCGAAGGGGCGGCCCGTGCACTGGACATGCAAGGTCAAATCGGCACGCTGGCCCCCGGTGCCGAGGCAGACTTTATCGTGATGGACCCCAAGGCCACCCCTTTGATGGCCCGCCGCAGCACCATGCTGAACTCGCTGGAAGAGCAATTGTTCATGCTGGCCCTGCTGGGTGACGATCGCTGCATTCAAGCCAGCTACAGCGCAGGCCGCTGCGTGCATCAGCGCGATCACTAA
- a CDS encoding methyltransferase family protein, which translates to MSGTSTLVQRNSLFYLLTQVVGVTFLFLWLASLTQDWSPLNPLLASSQQPGHMAHEMKEAQGLLTGLIAAAGLFLAAWKLRQLRGQEALPGKRILLLGTSLFLAVPLLLLLLQHSIASPGLESLYRQMPEIKPLLEVGAVVAVGAGLLHLYFAGWALNQARLRWGGLLAGLLCAFLLGLLEADQERINLTQVFASLAIVWLLGSIAFYPLIVNPKRWSASHSERATVAEAWEHLASIQVQRRRTLGVFGGLMVVILPFFASTWAADSLVFQFTRMAGLGLVLIAVLGRCWCMLYLGGHKGSSLISQGPYSISRNPLYLFSLCAVTGMGALSGSLLLGPVLALFVYAVFNNVIDEEQVLLQKVFGQDYQDYCQRVPRLAPRLSLWNSPNELQVSLTGLARTLRDALPYFLIWPVFALAQWLQINGWVPVLLRLP; encoded by the coding sequence ATGTCCGGCACATCAACACTGGTGCAACGCAACTCCCTGTTCTACCTGCTGACGCAGGTGGTGGGCGTGACTTTTTTGTTTCTCTGGCTGGCCAGCCTGACTCAAGACTGGTCCCCGCTCAATCCCTTGTTGGCATCCAGCCAGCAACCTGGCCATATGGCCCATGAAATGAAAGAGGCTCAAGGTCTGCTGACCGGCCTGATTGCCGCCGCTGGTTTATTCCTGGCTGCCTGGAAACTGCGTCAGCTGCGTGGACAGGAGGCCTTGCCTGGCAAACGCATTCTGCTGCTGGGCACCAGCCTGTTCCTGGCCGTGCCTTTGCTGCTGCTGCTGTTGCAACACTCCATTGCCTCCCCTGGCCTGGAATCGCTGTATCGCCAGATGCCCGAGATCAAACCCTTGCTGGAAGTAGGTGCCGTCGTCGCCGTAGGCGCTGGTTTGCTGCATCTGTACTTTGCCGGTTGGGCCCTGAATCAGGCCCGTCTGCGCTGGGGCGGCCTGCTGGCCGGTTTGCTCTGCGCCTTTTTGCTGGGCCTGCTGGAAGCGGATCAGGAGCGTATCAATCTGACTCAGGTGTTTGCCTCACTGGCAATTGTCTGGCTCTTGGGCAGCATCGCCTTCTACCCCTTGATCGTGAACCCCAAACGCTGGTCGGCCTCGCATAGCGAACGCGCCACCGTTGCCGAGGCCTGGGAACATCTGGCCAGCATCCAGGTACAACGTCGCCGTACCCTAGGTGTGTTTGGTGGCCTGATGGTCGTGATTCTGCCTTTCTTCGCCTCCACCTGGGCTGCCGACTCGCTGGTCTTTCAATTCACCCGCATGGCCGGTCTGGGTCTGGTCCTGATTGCCGTCCTGGGCCGCTGCTGGTGCATGTTGTACCTGGGCGGTCATAAAGGCTCCAGCCTGATCAGCCAAGGCCCCTACTCCATCAGTCGCAACCCGCTGTACCTGTTTTCCCTCTGTGCTGTCACCGGCATGGGCGCACTGTCCGGCAGCCTGCTGCTTGGCCCCGTACTGGCCCTGTTTGTCTACGCCGTCTTCAATAATGTGATCGACGAAGAGCAGGTTCTGCTGCAAAAAGTCTTTGGCCAGGACTATCAGGACTACTGTCAGCGCGTACCCCGTCTGGCCCCACGCCTGAGCCTGTGGAACAGCCCGAACGAGCTGCAAGTGTCCCTGACTGGATTGGCCCGCACCTTGCGCGATGCCTTGCCCTATTTCCTGATCTGGCCCGTCTTTGCCCTGGCACAGTGGTTGCAGATTAATGGCTGGGTACCCGTACTTCTGCGTCTACCCTGA